The Peromyscus maniculatus bairdii isolate BWxNUB_F1_BW_parent chromosome 6, HU_Pman_BW_mat_3.1, whole genome shotgun sequence genome has a segment encoding these proteins:
- the LOC102906329 gene encoding guanylate-binding protein 2-like, which translates to MASEIHMLEPMCLIENTEEQLTVNQEALGILSAIKQPVVVVAIVGLYRTGKSYLMNKLAGKKTGFSLGSTVQSHTKGIWMWCVPHPQNPGHTLVLLDTEGLEDVEKGDNQNDCWIFALAILLSSTFIYNSIGTINQQAMDQLHYVTELTDLIKSKSLPEQDGVDDSANFVGFFPTFVWALRDFSLELEANGKPITADEYLERSLTLKKGSDMKIKSFNEPRLCIRKFFPKRRCFVFDRPAQRKYLSKLETLREEDLSDEFVEQVAEFTSYIFSSSDVKTLSGGIIVNGPRLQSLVLTYVNAIRSGELPCMENAVLTLAQIENSAAVQKAIEHYEEQMNQKVQLPTETLKELLDLHRPIEREAIEVFMKNSFKDIDQKFQRELGDQLVAKRDAFVKKNMDVSSARCSDLLEDIFGPLEEEVKQGTFSKPGGYHLFLQKKQELEKKYNQAPGKGLQAEEMLKKYFESKEDVAETLLRTDKSLTEAAKEIEVERIKAETAEAANRELENKQKKFELLMEQKEKSYQEHVKQLTEKMQKEREQLIAEHNKIISHKLQEQERLLKEGFQNESRKLHQEIESIKRRRPPQKCTIL; encoded by the exons AtggcctcagagatccacatgctgGAGCCCATGTGCCTCATTGAGAACACTGAAGAGCAGCTCACGGTCAACCAGGAGGCCCTGGGGATCCTGTCGGCCATCAagcagccagtggtggtggtggcaattGTGGGCCTCTACCGCACAGGCAAATCCTACTTGATGAACAAGCTGGCTGGGAAGAAAACAG GCTTCTCTCTGGGCTCCACAGTGCAGTCTCACACCAAGGGGATCTGGATGTGGTGTGTGCCTCATCCCCAGAATCCAGGACACACTCTAGTTCTGCTTGACACTGAAGGCCTTGAAGATGTTGAGaag GGAGACAACCAGAATGACTGCTGGATCTTTGCCTTGGCAATCCTCCTCAGCAGCACCTTCATCTACAACAGCATAGGAACCATCAACCAGCAGGCCATGGACCAACTGCA CTATGTGACAGAGCTAACTGATCTTATCAAATCAAAGTCATTACCTGAGCAGGATGGGGTAGACGACTCAGCTAACTTCGTAGGCTTCTTTCCAACATTTGTGTGGGCGCTGAGAGAtttctccctggagctggaagctAATGGAAAACCCATCACTGCTGATGAATACCTGGAACGTTCACTGACCCTGAAAAAAG GATCTgatatgaaaattaaaagttttaatgaGCCTCGGCTATGCATCAGGAAGTTCTTCCCAAAGAGGAGGTGCTTTGTCTTTGACAGGCCTGCTCAGAGGAAGTATCTTTCCAAACTAGAGACACTTAGAGAGGAAGACCTGAGTGATGAATTTGTGGAACAAGTTGCAGAGTTCACCTCATACATCTTCAGCTCTTCTGATGTCAAGACTCTGTCTGGTGGCATCATAGTCAATGGGCCAC GTTTACAGAGTCTGGTGCTGACCTATGTCAATGCCATCAGAAGTGGAGAACTACCCTGCATGGAGAATGCTGTCCTGACTTTGGCCCAGATAGAGAACTCAGCTGCAGTGCAAAAGGCCATTGAGCACTATGAAGAACAGATGAACCAGAAGGTCCAGCTGCCCACGGAAACTCTCAAAGAGCTGCTAGACCTGCACAGGCCCATTGAGAGAGAGGCCATTGAGGTCTTCATGAAGAATTCTTTCAAGGATATAGACCAAAAGTTCCAGAGGGAATTAGGG GACCAGCTGGTAGCAAAGCGAGATGCCTTTGTTAAGAAAAACATGGACGTGTCATCAGCTCGTTGCTCAGATTTGCTGGAAGATATTtttggacctctggaagaagaagTGAAGCAGGGGACATTTTCTAAACCGGGAGGTTACCACCTCTTTCTTCAAAAGAAACAAGAACTAGAGAAAAAGTACAATCAGGCTCCTGGAAAGGGGCTCCAG GCAGAAGAGATGCTGAAAAAATACTTTGAGTCCAAGGAGGATGTGGCTGAAACACTTCTAAGAACAGATAAGTCACTCACAGAAGCAGCAAAGGAGATTGAAG TGGAACGGATAAAGGCTGAAACTGCTGAAGCTGCCAACAGAGAGttagaaaataagcaaaagaagTTTGAGCTGTTGatggaacagaaggaaaagagttacCAGGAGCACGTGAAACAGCTGACTGAGAAGATGCAGAAGGAACGGGAGCAGTTAATAGCAGAGCACAATAAAATAATATCTCACAAACTTCAG GAGCAGGAACGGCTTCTCAAGGAAGGATTCCAGAATGAGAGCAGGAAACTTCATCAAGAGATCGAGAGCATCAAGAGGAGGCGCCCACCTCAGAAATGCACCATACTCTGA